The following coding sequences lie in one Allochromatium vinosum DSM 180 genomic window:
- a CDS encoding patatin-like phospholipase family protein yields MTVEHARRPKVAVVLSSGGIKPLAAIPLFEFLDEAQIPVDLLVGCSGGSIMSAMRGCGYDSDHIRELIGRVAQRGLFSSINLRAVLGMGRLPFGRFDTRTGLVRPAKLKRALYEMFGDRRVEDLNPKTVIQTTDIQTGEGVVIEEGRLTDAVYASSAVFPMLPPLEMNGRLLADGYYTSSLPVMEAVKRGMDVIIAVIFHDPLDHRANDYIACLSNYYTIQGDAITRFQLALSINLHHHEIIIIKVPFNRPINMWDVHHIPYIIETGQAVVEQRRAEILEAISAFSGGA; encoded by the coding sequence ATGACGGTCGAACACGCCCGACGTCCCAAGGTCGCCGTGGTGCTCTCCAGCGGCGGCATCAAGCCGCTGGCGGCGATCCCGCTGTTCGAGTTCCTCGACGAGGCACAGATTCCGGTCGACCTGCTGGTCGGCTGTAGCGGCGGCAGCATCATGAGCGCCATGCGCGGCTGCGGCTATGACTCCGATCACATCCGTGAACTCATCGGTCGTGTGGCCCAGCGCGGCCTGTTCTCCTCGATCAACCTGCGCGCGGTGCTCGGCATGGGGCGTCTGCCCTTCGGGCGCTTCGACACGCGCACCGGACTGGTGCGACCGGCCAAGCTCAAGCGGGCGCTCTACGAAATGTTCGGCGACCGGCGGGTCGAGGACCTCAACCCCAAGACCGTGATCCAGACCACGGACATCCAGACCGGAGAGGGCGTGGTCATCGAAGAGGGACGGCTGACCGACGCGGTCTATGCCTCCAGCGCGGTGTTTCCGATGCTGCCGCCGCTGGAGATGAACGGACGTCTGCTCGCCGACGGCTACTACACCTCGTCGCTGCCGGTGATGGAGGCCGTCAAGCGCGGCATGGACGTCATCATCGCCGTGATCTTCCATGATCCGCTCGATCATCGGGCCAACGACTACATCGCCTGCCTGTCCAATTACTACACCATCCAGGGTGACGCCATCACCCGCTTCCAGCTGGCGCTCTCGATCAATCTGCACCACCACGAGATCATCATCATCAAGGTGCCCTTCAACCGTCCCATCAACATGTGGGACGTGCATCACATCCCCTACATCATCGAGACCGGTCAGGCCGTGGTCGAGCAGCGCCGGGCGGAGATCCTGGAAGCGATCTCCGCCTTCTCCGGCGGCGCCTGA